Genomic segment of Arachis hypogaea cultivar Tifrunner chromosome 16, arahy.Tifrunner.gnm2.J5K5, whole genome shotgun sequence:
GGGATGGTCAGTTGGTTGACGACGAAGAAGTCATGGAGGAAGAGGGGGATGATAACTTAgctgattaaaaaaattttaaagtagtAGTTTTATGTTCGACTTTTGTAATTTTTGTGATGGTTGAGAGATATGAATACTCTCATAAAAACTATTTGTCTTAAGTAGGGTATGTATAATCCCTTTAATGACTGCTACATTAATCTGTTTTGTTTGCTTGTAATATATGCGTTTGTTCGGATTTTCTGGTATATATCCCCATTAGGGTCCGATTACTGCAATATGCTGAAAAAATTGTCAGCGTTTGGGTATGCGCATGTGGTACCAATGCgactttggttttgataaatttcCTTTTAGTGTGATCGTGGAGTCGATCATTTAAAGGATGTCTTGGATAATGATTTTGACCAAAATAAGTTATAGAAAGAAAATAAGTGTTGTTTTAATGCAGTACCTTTACAATTTTGGATTAGGTAAGCcagcctcattaaaacctccTTGAGCAAAACCCAAATTTGAGAAAAATCTCtaggtaggaaaaagagtaccagCATTCTGCAGCTTGCTAACTATAGTATTGCTTTAAGGAATTAACATTCCAAGTGCTAGGTAGCTTTGTGCCATCTAATTGCTCCAAAAGATATGCTCCTCTGCCAAGTACTTGACGAATTATGTAAGGTCCTTCCCATGTCGCGGCAAGTTTGCCATGTGAGGGTGGTTTTCGTGCTTCTTCAGTTTTTCTTAATACTAGGTCGCCGATCTGAAAAAATCTCGGCCTCACCTTTTTATTGTGGCGCCGACCAATTTGTTGTTGCAAGGCCTCTTGGCGAATCGCCGCTGTGTTGCGTATTTCCTCAATCAAATCCAGCTCGGCCCTCCGAGCATCTTCATGAGCTTCTCCTTGTGTTCTTAAGGAGCCTTGTGATATTTCGATCGGGATCATTGCTTCTGATCCATACACCAAACGAAATGGTGTTTCTTTAGTTGATGAGTGTACCGAGGTATTGTAACCCCACAAAATTTCTGGAATAAGTTCGGCCCAAAGACCCTTGGAATCGTCAAGCTTTTTCTTTAGAGCTTGGAGGAGGACCTTATTCGCAGCTTCTGCTAACCCATTGGATTGAGGATGTTCGACCGAGGAGAAGTGCTGTCTAACATATCAGTCTTTGGTCAATtgggtggtttttatcaactctttacccacttattcatactatttgcatggttttacatttgtcttcctaattatgtgctatgattgaaaacatgcttctttggcctttatattactaatattaatcctctcttatcaccattagatgccttgatatgtgtgttaagtgatttcagagattacagggcaggaatggctcagaggatggaaaggaagcatgcaaaagtggaaggaatacaagaagttggagaaattgctaagctgtctagcctgacctcttcgcactcaaacagctataactttagctacagaggtccaaacgatgcagttttagttgcgttggaaagataacgtccggggcttcgatttgatatataatatgccatagtttccctgacactaggagacgcgaacgcgtgatccacgcggacgcgtcgcagtggcgaaaaaccagcgtggcagatttcttctccagcgacttctgggctgtttctgacccagtttgcgacccagaaaatacagattagaggctataaagtgggggaatacatccattcataagaataagctttcacaattttaggatttagatgtagtttttagagagagagagaggttctctcctctctcttaggattaggatttaggatttctcttagttttaggagtgactctcaatcacaggttcaatgttcttcaatttatatttctcttctacttttagatactctaatacttttatttgttaattacttatgttgcccatttgattcataaatctttcatgttagattggattgcttttattaatataatttgaggtatttcagacttatgattgctctctttaatttattaatgctctttgtttatccaaattattttcattcaagtagactttttctcttttggctttggttgagtcattggagacacttgagttatcaaactcattgttgattgaaaatcggatttcttcatttcattaattcaagttccaataactccagcctttcccaaggaaagactaggacctgaggaataaaaattaattcatccacttaacttaccttcatagttagagattaacaaagtgggagaaaaattcaattctcatcacaattgataaggataactaggataggagttttgattctcataccttgccaagagtttattttacagttatttatttatttttattgctttgaaaatatacctatgcccattgcccaaactccaaaaccccaatttacaaactcataaccaataataagaacatacatccctgcaattccttgagaagacaacccgaggtttaaatactcggttatcaattttaaaggggtttgttacttgtgacaaccaaaacgtttgtacgaagggatttctgttggtttagagactatatctacaaggcgactgtttttataaaattctttactggcaaaaatcccaacgtcaatgGCAGACTGGGCTGGTCATTTCAAAAAGGAGATTTGGCTTCAGCATTGCGACAGTGGGTGGAGGTTTGGACACATGACCACAAATCTGTCCGAGTGCATCAATGCAGTGTTGAAGGGGACACGCTACTTGCCGATTTCGGCTATTGTGTGGATCACGTATGAGAGACTGCAGAAGTTGTTTGTTACGAAGGGCAGGGAAGCACAGAGCCAGTTGGCGGCCGAAGGGTCTTGGGATCGTCTATCGGAGGGTCTCAGGATCGTCTGTCAGGGGCATCTGGCAGACACGATCCCGTAGCCACACAAGCTTCAGCGTGAAGGACTCCTTCCTCTGCGCCGCCTGCTGTGCTGCCACGGGAGGCCGGCACCGAGCAGTTGCTCCACCAACGCCCACGTCTCCGTATGGTACCACCTACCAAAGTTATTGAGGCACCCCCGACGAGGTTACCATGTGCGCGTAGGCCTAGAtggtacgccacgtcctgcagggtgatagtGAGCTCACCCCACGTGAGttgaaacgtgtgcgtctctgGACGCCATCGCTCCACCAGTGCTAAAATCAGGAAATTGTCAAAAGTAAAATCCCTGAGGGCACTGTATCGCCGAATACGGCCTCAGCCAGATACGGGACGATGGCGTCCGGTGAGGTAAAGTATGGCTCACTCGCCGGAGCAGTAGGAGGCGAGGCCTCtgaagaatgaaaaaaaataatttagcctTAAGAATACACTATTTCAACTTTCTAGCCTACACATGTCTCTACATTACATATTCGATAATAGGCAAATCCTAACTATAGCGTTATAAATACTAACAATATAGCACAAGAACAACAGAGTTCCAAACTAATAATTATGTTATACCAACCTAGCACAAGCGAATAAAGTTCTAAATTCCTCCTATAGACCTAACTCCTAATTCATATAACTACGTTCTAGTTCTTCATGACTACCCTAACAATGGCTACATCCTTAAATTAAACAAACATAACAAAACTAACCTCGAAGTCGGCCGCGTTGGCATAATGTGTCGTCTCGTTCAGCCTATTGATGTCTCCGTCATTCTCCGCCTGGCGCACCATCACCGATTCAGTCGAAGGTATGGTCAGAAAGGATTAAAAGAGGGGAGAAAGAGGTTGACAAAGTCAAATTAGGGCCCAGAACTAAGCTGTAAACGACTTCTATATATAGGCACGACAtgccatatctcgtttacagtgtaaacgagatatggcaAGGGAATTTAAATCGGTAAAtactcataaaattatttattttagtaaatattacatttattttatttattaaaataaaaaatccaaattttacattatattaaattttattgaatttataattttggaCAAGATGTATTCATAAGTTGTTTCGatgtttattttatgattttttattttttaaatttcattagAATTTCTATAGAAATTTATCAAAAGTAGATAGAGAATAGAACCTTGTGGGAACTGCAAAAAATGTAAGAGAACGAAAATGAGGGTAAATATTCTTTTAGTATAAAATTTATGATtactttagtttttcttttgttgcaaagTATATTGTCATTtcactttaaataaaaattttacacaCACAATGGAATTATTAATATATCAATTTGTCCTTCTTAGATTTACTACCGCGTATTATATTATGGATAGAAATAGTAAATAATACTAACATattttatttgaaagaaaaatatACTTAATTTAATGTATACAAATTGATAATGTGTTAATTTacttactaattaattttttaaatcataaattttttttaataaaataaaaaatttaaagtaaaatataaaagatctaattttaataaatatggtAGATAAAGAccgaaattaaattttaatttaaggtaattaaatatatttataatttttattatgagaaattaaatataaaagtattttttcaaAGATTAAAAAAGAAACAATTTTCTCAAAACAATGAATTATATGGAATAATCTATTatattgtgaatataaaaatcaaatcaaaattaaatatttttttgtaattcaaaattttaatagcTAAATTCTTAAGTTAAATTATAAATAGAGATGACAAAAAAAACttgtaaaaataaatattgtaaaatcataaaatataacctattttaataattgtatatataatttatagtaatactaaataatatttataatttaaattaaatttaatttctcCGTGCAAGAAACAAAAAAACAGACTAATTGTTTCTAATAACTGGGTTCAACCCGTATCTAAATTCCAAAAGATCAAATTTCATGATCATGTGTTATCTTGAATTTAAAAACGTTATACGTCAGAGGAATAAACTGCATTCATGCTTCCTCACCAGTTTACTTATTGCACATCAATTTCATTAGTTTAAAAACAATATTATATCAATTGGTCTCTTCTTAAAGAGAAAGTTATAACGTTAACTATAAAAATAACTAACATCACATGAAGAGGATGTACCACAACAAAACATCAAATAATTTACGAGAAGACAAACTCGTTCTTCTTAATCAACTAAACATAAAAGACAACATATAATCTTACATCTCCCACTATTGGTAACGACGAATTCGAATTATTAAAAACTCGATGAAAGAGGACAATGACATCATGTCTTTCAATTCTGCTCTACAATTTTATTGAGCTAACTCAAcgattattatcatcatcattattattcttattattataagGTTCATAGGCCTCACAATTTAAGCCGATGCAGTATATAAAtactgttagaaacaagagatgaAATTAAAGAAAGTGTTTTGTGTATTATTTAAGTTGATAAAGAATACAATATACAAGGGATATATATAGGTGCcagaagaatcaaagtaataaaggcataaaatcctacaattaatacacagatatactatataaatataaacgatactaaCTGATCTAGAATGAttttaatgattctctaacatcctccctcaaactcaagtgggagctaaggataccaacttgagttCGGATAACAAAGTCCAGATATCAGCAGTCTAATCCagtgttccaacagcaatgaggcaaacagcatcaataaggatacgttgcctaacaaagtgacaatcaatctcaatgtgtttggtgcgttcatgaaagacATCATTATGGGCAATTTGAATAGCACTGCAGTtgtcacaaaaaacatcagtaggggacgactgaggagcacACAAATCTTCGAGAAGCTAATGAATCGAGATaacctcagcagtggtgtcagcaagggcacggtactcagcttctgtgcttgattgagcagtgaacgtttgcttcttagcacgccaagaaacaaacagtaaccagtagtagaacgacgatcagtgggatcaccagcccaatcagcatcggaaTATGCctgaagggacaaagaagaatgggcagaaaaataaaggccatgaaataaagtgcctttgatgtagcgaataatgcgaagaactgccgcatagtgagtagtacgaggagctacaagaactggctaagtacatgaactGGATAGGCAATGTCTGGTCGGATAACAGTTAAGGATATCatccaatttcttttttttttttattcgggTAACAGTCTACTATATAAAAATATCCTAAGGAGTCAAACAACTCACTACCCACTCATAATATTTCAAGAATGAAACAATGACCCAACAATAATAAGTTCATTCATGATGTTAATATTATTCTtgccatcattttatttatttattagtttgtTAGCATGGTtagtaaaaattattattttaagtaCATGAACTGCcacttgtctgaaggaagcgcagacggaactgccacgagaaaacgcagatggaactgccgaaagagagcgaaaactatatgatttcttcatgagaataggtaagcagcggatgacaatggtgtttgatcattcgaCTCGAAAAAATACAAGACAGAGAAAATAAGCTAGTCGGTAAGGTAAAAAAGCATCAAAGGAGtgacaaaaggaaaaaaagaatgtcatagaaaaaaaaaatgcaaaaactacGGTAATTTCATCGCAAGGAAAATAAcctatcctcttcaaggaggataccatggctctgatatcatgttagaaataagagactaaaCTAAAGAAAGTGTTTTGTGTATTATTTAGGTTGATCAAGAATACAATATACAATGGGTATATATAGGTGCcagaagaatcaaagtaataaatgCATAGAATTCTACAATTAATACatagatatactatataaatataaacgatactaactaatctaaaatgattctaatgattctctaatgattctctaacaaatACCACCTCAACAAAGTAGCTACTTAATTTTTGCAGTTGATCCCCAACATTGAAATGACAAGTGTTAAATTTATCatccaatttctttttttttattcgggTAACAGTCTACTATATAAAAATATCCTAAGAAGTCAAACAATTCACTACCCACTCATAATATTTCAAGAATGAAACAATGGCCCAACAATAATAAGTTCATTCATGATGTTAATATTATTCTtgccatcattttatttatttattagtttgtTAGCATGGTtagtaaaaattattattttatccctTTGTAGGAAGTTGTTACAATAAGGAATAATTAGTTGTGGTGAGGTATATTATTATTCAGTGTAAATTTATAAATCTGTTAGTGTAGATATAAATAGCACTAATTAGATTTGTAGTTGTTTGAGACTTTTCATTCAATGCAAGTTTATTGCTCAAGTTCTTCTTGGTTTCCTTGTTCCTGAATGTTTCTCTCCATGTCTACATGCAATTTtaacatggtgcggtgagcgtggatcAAGGTTGTGAGAATCGAACCGGTCATTGAATTAGTCAAGTGATCGGTTCAATAGTTTAATGGTTCAACTGTGATtgaaccgatttaattaaatattcaataaaatctttaaaaatttaattatttttaaataaaatttgaaataaaaattttttaattaacttcTAATAAGTTCTTACGAGATGATCAGCAACAATTCTCAAAACAAATACTCAGAATCCAAGCCCAGCAAACTAATTATGTAGAAATAAATTTTTAGAGTTTcaggaaacaaagaaaagaagagtactTGAAAAAAACTTAGAAACGAATTAATTGTGACTAATCagtaacaaacaaaaaaaaaacaacaactcATATTTAGATTTCATTCACTCAGAATcagtaaaattaataaaataaacaaacataaaCCGAAGCAAGCATActcataatcataaatattatattattccaGGTTCCGTAACTATATAAAACTGCTCCTGCAGAATGGCTAGTGATACATAGGCACAACTTCAAGTGCAGAGAGTGGATTTAACAGGGTAAGACTCTCTACCAAAGATCTCATCAAGATAGTCCTTGCCATTCAAATCCAACGATTCTAAAATTCTTTGATCGAGGAAAGCGTGTTGTTAGTGGTACTAGCCTGTTGACAAAATTATTTTGACAAAACCCTAGAAACAGAAACGCCGATGCTGCAGCACGGTGGGCGAGGGAGGGAACAAAGCGAAGAGAAAGGAAAAATTAAAGGAGGATTTTGTTGGTAGATTCCGAGTATTGAAAATTTTGTTGAGAAGAGTAGGATGAAGAAGCTCACAGTAAAGAATTAGAATGAGAGTAAGAAGAGGCTCTGATAGAAGAAGATGGAGgcgatgatgaggatgatgatgacgacGGAGAAGATGGAGGCGATAGTGGTGGGGTTAATGGTGGGGGGCGTGGCTTCCTTGTTTGCTCTGATAGAGTTTCAAAAATTAGGATAATTTTGGTAAGactgagagagaagggagaggaagGGGCCTTCTGTTCgtgtatcttttatttatttatttatttatttatttacttatttctgtaagggatcaaaacgacgccgttttgatgTGAGGGAAGCAAATCGGTGTTTTAAAAATTGAATCGGTTCATTCAGTTCACTGATTTGACCGATTTTTTTACCGATTTTTTGCAGGCCGGTTTTAACCATCAACCGAACTAGTTAGAAGACCGATTTTCGATTAATCCGGTCGAACCGGTCGGTCCAgttcgattttcagaactttggcgTGGATGGAAAAACATTGAGAATACTGATTGAAGAATGAGCTACTTGCTCTCAAAATTTACGATGATCTAACATGAATTGAGAATGATGACTAGTCCAGCTTCACAATTGAGGCACCTTTTTCTTTGATTCTTCGATTCCCTTTCATCATTCGTCTCAATCTCCTTTATCTCTCTTCCtcagattttattttctttctcatacatttcttcttcttctctcttaaaCTCACACGATAGAGTTTGATGAGAGTTTcgttatttcattttttattcataGAATTGAAATAATAAGTTTTCGGTCAACGAGATTAAGAGAGAAAGGTTGCGAGTTCATCACTGAAAATTCACAGTTATGGAGAAAAAATCAGATCAAAGGAGTGGATTTGGAGGAGGCGTTCCTGCCATGGATATGCAGCAATTTGCAGCATTCTTCAGTAAAATTGCATAGATCCAAAGCCATATCAACAAGACAAATCCAAATCAATATCTCTCCATCCCCTATTACATACTTCCATATGAAAATCCAGGTATATCTATCACTAATGTGACTCTTACTGGTTCTAATTACAGTGCATGGAGCAAAGCTATGATTAATGCTCTCTactctaaaaataaatttgaatttgtGGATGGCTCTATTATTAAACCTGAGAAGACTGATTCAAATTTTAAGGCATGGCAAAGATGCAACACATATGTAGTTGCTTGGATAAATTTGTCACTTAGTCCAGACATCTATCAGAATGTTCTCTAGAATAATGTCGGTTATGAACTATGGAATGATCTTAAGCATCGTTACTATAAAGGTGATAGGTTTAGAATGTTTGAGTTGAATGAAAAAATATATGCACTAAAACAAGGAGATATGTCTGTTACTGCCTACTTTGCTAAACTTAAAAATCTTTGGGAAGAGATTGATGATTTTAGGACAATACCTGGATGTGACTGTGTGAAATGTGAGTGTGGACTAGGAATTGTTAGGCTTCAAAGAGAAGAGGATAGAGTCACAAAATTTCTTAGAGGACTTGGAGAGCAATATTCTACTGTTAAATCTCAAGTAATGTTAATGGAAGATCTTTCTAGCATGAACAAGATTCTGTCCATGATCACTCAGCAAGAGAGACAACCCTTTAATTTTGACATTGCCTTGGATGCCAAAATTCTTGATGATAATTCTCGTTTTACTTGGGTTTTATTCATGAAGAATAAAGGAGAGGCTTTATAATTAGTCAAAAATTTCATTGTCTTTGCTAAAACTCAATTTGCTGTAGTAGTAAAAACAATTAGAACAGATAATGACCCTGAGTTTTTAATGCCCACTTTTTATACCTTTAATGGCATTGTACATCAAAGAACCTATATTGAAACACCACAGCAGAATGGTGTTGTTGAACGCAAACATCAACACATTCTCGCTATGGCTAGGACTATTATGTTTTACGCACACTTGCCTAAAACCTTTTGGAATTATGGTGTTGGACATGCTATTTACCTAATAAATCGATTATCAACTTCTTTTCTAAATAATCATTCACCCTACTAGATTCTGTATCAAACTTTTTCAGATATTTATGTTCTTAAAGTTTTCGGGTGTTTAGCATATGCTACAAGCCTAACAAGACATAGGACCAAATTGGATCCAAGAGCAAGAAGATGCTTGCATCTTGGATTCGGGGAGGGAACAAAGGGCTATTTACTTTTTGATTTACAAACTCGAGAACTTTTCTTGTCTCGAGAtgtaaaattttatgaaaattgtTTTTCTTACTGTCATGCAGATGATTCACATACTGAGAACGCTTTAATTTCCACAAATTTGACTCCTAATAATTCTAATGCCTCTGATCATTTTGATTACAATTTTTTAGAAGGaactaaaattcattttttagacaataataataatagttcctCTGATGCACAAAATCAAAATGATGATGAATTATATGATTCAAATGAAAGTGAAGACATTTTATCTTACCCAAAAATTCATGACCATTTGGAATCTGAACCTTCATCTTTAATTAAATCTGCATCTGAATCTGCATcacatttaaaaactaaaattagagAAATTACTTCCACTGAGAATTCTGACTTGCATGAAACTGTTGATGTACGGAAAGGGCACCTGGATATTTGCAGGATTATGAATGTCCAACCATCAACATCACAATCAAAATCACAGCAGTACACTCAAAGGTATCCTATCTCCAATGTTTTTGTCATATAGCAGATTTTTTCCCATGCATTTTGCATTCTCCCTAGCTATACAAAATCCAAAGCCAAAATGTTATGAAGATGCAGTCAGCCGGCCAGTCACACAAAAGTGTTGGCAAGATGCTATTAAAGCTGAACTTCTTACTTTGGAAGAAACCAAAATATGGAGGATAACTTCCTTGCCAGGTGGTAAAAGACCAATTGGATGTAAATGGGTATTTCGTATGAAATATCGTTCAGATGGCTCAGTGGAAAGACACAAAGCTCGCCTTGTTGCAAAAAGGTACGCACAAGTGGCAGGTGTGGACTACAAAGATACTCTCAGTCCTGTGATAAAGTTAGAAACTTTAAGAGTAGTCTTGGCTATTGCAGCTGTGAAGGGATGATACCTGAAACAAATTGACATCAATATAGCCTTTTTACATGGTGAACTTGATGAGGAAGTATACATGAAAGTCCCTCCTGGTTTAAATGCAAAAGCTGGATCAGTTTGAAGCTTGAAAAATCTCTTTATGGATTAAAGCAAGCTAGTAGGCAATGGAATTGTAAATTGAAATCTGTTCTTCTTGAGCTCAATTGCACTCAATGCAAGTCAGATTATAGTTTGTTCACTAAGACTACTGCACTTAGATTCACAACTATCCTAGTATATGTAGATGACTTAGTGCTGGCAGGAgatgatttaaataaaattgaaaacgtCAAAAGTGTCCTTCATGACAGATTCAAGATCAAGGATATAGGAGATTTGAAATATTTCCTTGGTTTAGAGGTAGCAAAATCTAAAAATGGAATTGCTTTGTACTAACGCAAGTATGCCTTGGACTTACTTAAAGAAATCGGGTTTGAAAACTGCAAACCAATTACCATACCCATCGATTATGGAGTTAAGCTGGGGAAAGCCACAAGAGAGTTGCTCACTAACTCCACTCCATATCGAAGGGTCATAGGAAAGCTCTTGTATCTTTCCAACACCAGGCCTGACATAAGTTATGCTATTAGAAAGTTGAGCCAATTCCTAGATTGTG
This window contains:
- the LOC140180031 gene encoding uncharacterized protein, with protein sequence MIPIEISQGSLRTQGEAHEDARRAELDLIEEIRNTAAIRQEALQQQIGRRHNKKVRPRFFQIGDLVLRKTEEARKPPSHGKLAATWEGPYIIRQVLGRGAYLLEQLDGTKLPSTWNVNSLKQYYS